One window of the Camarhynchus parvulus chromosome 2, STF_HiC, whole genome shotgun sequence genome contains the following:
- the PDIA4 gene encoding protein disulfide-isomerase A4: MRMRGLWVLVLLLGLAQIALLARGAAAQEEDGDGESITKEADDEGDDDDDEEDDEDDDDSVVKEENGVLVLNDANFDTFTADKDTVLLEFYAPWCGHCKQFAPEYEKIAKTLKENDPPIPVAKIDATAATSLSSRFDVSGYPTIKILKKGQAVDYDGSRTEDAIVAKVKEVSDPNWTPPPEATLVLTQDNFDEVVNDADIILVEFYAPWCGHCKRLAPEYEKAAQELSKRTPPIPLAKVDATAETELAKKFDVTGYPTLKIFRKGKPYDYSGPREKYGIVDYMIEQAGPPSKQIQATKQVQEFLKDGDDVIIIGVFSGENDKTYQLYQEAANGLREDYKFHHTFSNEIAKLLKVSPGKLVVMQPEKFQSKHESKMHVLNLKDSTDGSEIKEHVLKHALPLVGHRKPSNDAKRYSKRPLVVVYYSVDFSFDYRVATQYWRSKVLEVAKDFPEYVFAVSDEEDYSSEIKDLGLLESGEDVNAAILDEGGKKYAMEPEEFDSDVLRQFVVAFKKGKLKPIVKSQPVPKNNKGPVKVVVGKTFDTIVMDPKNDVLIEFYAPWCGHCKKLEPVYNELGKKYKNEKNLIIAKMDATANDVTNDHYKVEGFPTIYFAPKDKKNNPIKFEGGDRDLEHLSKFIEEHATKLSRTKEEL, encoded by the exons atgAGGATGCGCGGGCTGTGggtgttggtgctgctgctggggctggctcagaTCGCCCTCCTGGCGCGGGGCGCGGCCGCACAGGAGGAGGATGGCGACGGAG AATCTATTACAAAAGAAGCTGACGATGAaggtgatgatgatgacgatgaaGAAGATGACGAAGATGACGATGATTCTGTagttaaagaagaaaatggtgTGTTAGTCTTGAATGATGCCAACTTTGACACCTTCACTGCAGACAAGGACACCGTGCTGCTGGAGTTCTACGCACCATG GTGTGGGCACTGCAAGCAGTTTGCTCCTGAGTATGAGAAGATAGCCAAAACTCTGAAGGAAAATGACCCTCCTATTCCAGTAGCCAAAATAGATGCTACTGCAGCCACTTCACTGTCGAGTCGTTTCGATGTCAGTGGCTACCCAACCatcaaaatcctgaaaaaaggCCAAGCTGTTGACTACGATGGGTCTCGGACAGAAGATG CTATTGTGGCCAAAGTCAAGGAGGTTTCTGACCCCAACTGGACCCCTCCACCTGAAGCTACTCTGGTATTGACCCAGGATAATTTTGACGAAGTTGTGAATGATGCTGACATAATCCTGGTGGAGTTCTATGCTCCATG GTGTGGCCACTGCAAGAGGCTTGCTCCAGAGTACGAgaaggctgcccaggagctcaGCAAGCGCACGCCTCCCATCCCCCTGGCTAAAGTCGATGCCACGGCTGAAACGGAGCTTGCAAAGAAGTTTGATGTCACTGGCTACCCAACCCTCAAAATATTCCGCAAGGGCAAGCCTTACGACTACAGTGGTCCACGGGAAAAATACG GTATTGTCGACTACATGATTGAACAGGCTGGTCCTCCATCCAAACAGATTCAGGCTACCAAGCAAGTACAAGAATTTCTGAAGGATGGGGATGATGTCATCATCATTGGTGTCTTTAGTGGAGAGAATGACAAAACCTATCAGCTGTATCAGGAAGCAG CTAATGGTTTGAGAGAAGATTATAAGTTCCATCACACCTTCAGCAACGAGATTGCAAAACTATTGAAAGTTTCTCCAGGAAAACTGGTTGTCATGCAGCCAGAAAAATTTCAGTCGAAGCACGAGTCCAAGATGCACGTTCTGAATCTTAAA GACTCTACAGATGGATCTGAGATTAAAGAGCATGTGCTAAAACATGCTTTGCCTCTGGTTGGTCATCGCAAGCCTTCCAACGATGCCAAGAGATACTCCAAGCGTCCTCTGGTGGTTGTCTACTACTCTGTGGACTTCAGTTTCGACTACCGTGTTG CTACTCAGTACTGGAGAAGCAAAGTCCTGGAAGTGGCTAAAGATTTCCCAGAATATGTGTTTGCTGTTTCTGATGAGGAAGAttattcttctgaaataaaggATTTGGGCCTGCTTGAGAGTGGAGAGGATGTCAACGCTGCCATTCTGGATGAAGGTGGCAAGAAGTACGCCATGGAGCCAGAAGAGTTTGACTCTGATGTACTCAGGCAGTTTGTGGTGGCATTCAAAAAAG GAAAACTGAAGCCAATTGTGAAGTCCCAGCCAGTgccaaaaaataacaaagggCCTGTGAAAGTGGTAGTGGGTAAAACTTTTGATACCATAGTGATGGATCCAAAGAATGATGTTCTCATAGAGTTCTATGCCCCATGGTGTGGACACTGCAAGAAGCTAGAACCAGTGTATAATGAGCTAGGCAAAAAATAcaagaatgagaaaaatctgATTATAGCCAAGATGGATGCTACTGCCAACGACGTGACAAATGACCACTACAAAGTGGAGGGATTCCCCACCATCTACTTTGCTCCAAAGGACAAGAAGAACAACCCGATTAAATTTGAAGGCGGGGACAGAGATTTAGAGCATTTGAGCAAATTTATAGAGGAGCATGCAACAAAACTCTCCAGAACAAAAGAAGAGCTTTAG